The sequence ATGCATGAGGGGGATATATCCCCTGAAGGAGATGTAAAAGTAAAAGCGTGGGGCAGCAGCTGCCGCCTCAAAACTCCCTGGGGACCGGTGGACGTGAATACGGCTCTCCCTGGCAGGTTCAACCTCTACAACATCATGGCGGCCGTGGCCTCCTGCGGTCTGCTGGGTCTGGATACCGATACCATCACCAGGGGGTTGTCGTCGGTTAAAAGGGTGCCTGGCAGGTTCGAGAGTGTGGACAGAGGGCAGCCGTTTTCCGCGGTTGTCGACTACGCTCACACTCCCGATGCGGTTCAGAACATACTTGAAAACGCCAGAGCGATCACCGTTGGGCGTGTCATCACGGTACTTGGCTGCGGCGGGGACCGGGATACCAGTAAAAGGCCCCTCATGGGGCACACTGCGGGCCGCCTGTCAGACATTCTTTTCGTAACCTCGGACAATCCCAGGAGCGAGGACCCCGAGTCCATCATAGACGACATCATGGAGGGTATCGACGGGCCATCAGGAACGGTGGAAAGGATCACGGACAGGAGAACGGCCATTGACCGGGCTGTCAGGGAAGCCAAACCGGGAGATATGGTGGTGGTGGCTGGCAAGGGCCATGAAAATTATCAGATCATCGGAGAACGGATTCTTCCCTTTTCCGATGTGGATGAACTGGCCCGGGCCATAGAGAAGGTTATGGGTGAGAAGCTTTGATCCAGTTTCATCTTAAAGACATCCTCGGTGGAACGGGCGGATCACTGATCAGCAGCGCGGTGGGCGCCCAACTGTTCACCGGTGTGTCTATCGACAGCCGGACTGTAAAGGAAGGTGAGATCTTCTTCGCCCTGAGGGGTGAGTTTCACGATGGCCATGATCACCTGCGGGAGGCAGCCGGGAAAGGTGCGGCGCTTACAGTTGTTGACAGGAAGGCCGCTTCCGGCAAGGTGGAGCTGGCCCCTGTTCCCGTGATCGTTGTGGAGGACACCTTGAAGGCCCTGCAATCCCTGGCGTCCTATTGGCGTGATCGTCACACTTTGCCGGTACTGGCTGTGGTAGGGAGTGTGGGCAAAACCACCACCAAAGAAATGATGGCAAGTATTCTCTCCACAACAGGCCCCTGCCTGAAAACGACAGGCAATTTAAACAACCAGATCGGCCTTCCCCTTTCCCTGTTGGAACTTGCCGACTATCACAAATATGCTGTCCTGGAGATAGGAACCAACATCTCGGGAGAGGTGCGATATCTCACGTCTCTTCTGAAACCGGTGGCCGCGGTCCTTACCCGTATCGGTTGGGCCCACCTTGAGGGTTTTAAAACCATGGAGAACCTGGTGGCGGAAAAAAGGTCGGTTCTGGAAGAGATCCCGGCGTCTGGCTGGTGTGCCATCAACGCTGACGATCCTAACCAGGCCGATTTCGCCAAAAGTGCGGCGTGTGATGTGATCACTTACGGTATCGGATCAGGGGATGTGACAGCGGAAGGGATCATCCTGTCCGAAAAGGAAACATCGTTCATTCTCACCTTACCGTCGGGCAAAGAGAGGGTCAACTTAAGAGGTTTCGGAAGGCATTTTGTGGAGAACGCCCTGGCCGCGGTGGCTTCGACACTGCCCCTCAAGGTGCCGGTTGAAAAGATGGTGGCCGGGCTGAGCGCCTGGAAGCCGACAAACGGGCGTGGAGAGATAAGCTCACCTCTTCCCGGTGTTCACTTTATTGATGATACCTACAACGCGAACCCTCTGTCGGTCCAGGCAGCTCTGGCGAGCCTGGCCCAGTTCAGCCAAGTAGGCGTCACTGTGGCCATCCTGGGGGAAATGAAGGAGCTGGGTGATTATTTCGAGACAGGCCACACCCAGGCTGGAAGCGATGTTGCCCAGTTTGGAATAGATTACCTGATAGCGGTAGGGCCCGCTGCCCACCTCATCGCAAAAGGTGCCCGTGCCGGAGGGATGGATCCGGCGAGGATCACCGAGTGCGGGGACAACGATGAGGCGGCCCTCTCCCTTGAACCTCTTCTTACCGACGGTGTGTGGGTGCTTTTCAAAGGTTCAAGGGCCTCGAAAATGGAGCAGATTCTGGAGCACTTTGGCAAGCCCCATGGCGACAACAGAGTCAGCTCGGGAGGGATCTAGTTGCTCTATAAGTTTTTCATGCATTTAAGAACCGTGGACCCCGGTTTTGATGTGTTCCGATACATTACCTTCCGGACAATTCTTTCTGTGCTCACCGCTCTGGGACTCTGCTTTATCCTGGGGCCCTGGATCATAGGACGGCTTAAAACGGCCCAGCCCGGCAACTATGTGAGGGAGTATCTCCCCGAGGGGCATGTTCTCAAAGCAGATGTTCCTACCATGGGAGGCCTGCTGATCCTCCTTGCCATAGCGATCTCCACCCTCCTCTGGTCGGACCTGTCCAACAGGATGGTATGGATCGTTCTTGCCACCTTTGCCGGTTTCGGGCTTCTGGGCCTGGTGGACGACCTGATGAAAGTCTACGGGAAAAAAAGGAAGGGCATCACGATCCGAACCAAGTTCAGCCTCCAGATGTTTATGGCCGGGGTTGTGGCTGTTTACCTGTATGTGTTCCCCTCAGGGCAGTGGGGACACCACCTGCAGCTGCCTTTTTACAAGGACGCCCTGGTCGATCTCGGCTGGATCTACATCCCCTTCGTTATCCTGGTTATTGTCGGCACCTCCAACGGGGTGAACCTTACCGATGGTCTTGATGGCCTGGCCATAGGGCCCATCATGTTCGCTTCCTCTGCTTTTGCCCTGCTCATCTATCTGTCGGGTCATGCCAAGTTCGCCGAGTACCTGCAGATCGTCTTTGTACCTGAAGCCGGAGAGTTGTCGGTTTTCGCGGGAGCCATGGTAGGCGCAAGCCTTGGTTTCCTGTGGTTCAACACCTACCCGGCCCAGGTTTTCATGGGGGATATCGGTTCTCTTTCCCTTGGAGCCGCCCTTGGTCTGCTGGCCGTCGTATCCAAACACGAGGTCCTTCTTGTTCTGGCTGGAGGGCTTTTTGTTGTGGAGACAATGAGCGTCATTATTCAGGTCATCAGTTTCCGTCTTTTCGGTAAGCGGGTTTTCCTTATGGCGCCGCTGCATCACCATTTTGAGAAGAAAGGCTGGCCGGAGCCTCAGATCATTGTCCGCTTCTGGATCATCTCCATAATACTTGTGCTCGTTTCACTGAGCACCCTGAAACTAAGGTGAACTGTGGCCGTAACGTTTCGTGACATAAACGATCCTCTCAAAGCGCTCCTGGGCGGGGGTCGCCCCGTTCTTGTAGTGGGCCTTGGAAGTTCGGGTATCTCGGCAGCCAACTTGCTTGCCCGGATGGGGTGTGCGGTTCAGATCAGCGAGAAGTCCAAACGTGAGGATTCCCTGGTGGATCTGTCCCGACTGGACCCATCCATAACCGTTCACTGGGGCGGACATCCCGGGGAACTGTTTGACCGGTTCCCTCTCATAATAATCAGCCCCGGAGTACCCGGTGACCTTGAAGTGCTTAAGGGGGCAGCAGAAAAGGGAGCCAGGATCCTGGGGGAGATGGAACTGGCTTTCAGGTTGACCACTGCCCCCTGGGTCGCCATTACCGGGAGCAACGGAAAGTCCACCACCGTTACTCTTGTAGACCTCATGGCCAGGGAGGAGGGGCTGCGGGTATCTACGGGGGGCAACCTGGGTACGCCGGCGACGCAGTTTGTTGATGTGGAGGAAGCCCCCGCATTTATCGTCGCCGAGGTCTCAAGCTTTCAGTTGGAATCCACAGAAGCTTTCCGTCCGGCAATAGCGGCCATGCTCAACCTGTCGCCGGATCATCTGGACCGCCATGCTGATATTGAGGATTACGTGGGGGCTAAACTCCGGATCTTCTCCCGGATGGATGAAAATGACTGGGCTGTTCTGAACGAAGACGATGAATGGGTTTTGAGGG is a genomic window of bacterium containing:
- the murD gene encoding UDP-N-acetylmuramoyl-L-alanine--D-glutamate ligase, whose product is MAVTFRDINDPLKALLGGGRPVLVVGLGSSGISAANLLARMGCAVQISEKSKREDSLVDLSRLDPSITVHWGGHPGELFDRFPLIIISPGVPGDLEVLKGAAEKGARILGEMELAFRLTTAPWVAITGSNGKSTTVTLVDLMAREEGLRVSTGGNLGTPATQFVDVEEAPAFIVAEVSSFQLESTEAFRPAIAAMLNLSPDHLDRHADIEDYVGAKLRIFSRMDENDWAVLNEDDEWVLRVTADLPVGRFSFSRKHLLAKGAFVKEGWIVVREDGEGYPVTAVSSLAIAGNHNLENALAATAMACRMGIGRGAMAKVLQSFSGLEHRMELLGYFRGVPVYNDSKGTNAGATIRSLEGMGGDVILILGGKDKGTSYESLEKIIRRKVTHLILIGEAAKRMKEAFEGAADIVEVRSLDEAMRVAVQRARSGSEILFSPACSSFDMFSGYEERGRVFKEAARKYIGLVR
- the murF gene encoding UDP-N-acetylmuramoyl-tripeptide--D-alanyl-D-alanine ligase translates to MIQFHLKDILGGTGGSLISSAVGAQLFTGVSIDSRTVKEGEIFFALRGEFHDGHDHLREAAGKGAALTVVDRKAASGKVELAPVPVIVVEDTLKALQSLASYWRDRHTLPVLAVVGSVGKTTTKEMMASILSTTGPCLKTTGNLNNQIGLPLSLLELADYHKYAVLEIGTNISGEVRYLTSLLKPVAAVLTRIGWAHLEGFKTMENLVAEKRSVLEEIPASGWCAINADDPNQADFAKSAACDVITYGIGSGDVTAEGIILSEKETSFILTLPSGKERVNLRGFGRHFVENALAAVASTLPLKVPVEKMVAGLSAWKPTNGRGEISSPLPGVHFIDDTYNANPLSVQAALASLAQFSQVGVTVAILGEMKELGDYFETGHTQAGSDVAQFGIDYLIAVGPAAHLIAKGARAGGMDPARITECGDNDEAALSLEPLLTDGVWVLFKGSRASKMEQILEHFGKPHGDNRVSSGGI
- the mraY gene encoding phospho-N-acetylmuramoyl-pentapeptide-transferase, encoding MHLRTVDPGFDVFRYITFRTILSVLTALGLCFILGPWIIGRLKTAQPGNYVREYLPEGHVLKADVPTMGGLLILLAIAISTLLWSDLSNRMVWIVLATFAGFGLLGLVDDLMKVYGKKRKGITIRTKFSLQMFMAGVVAVYLYVFPSGQWGHHLQLPFYKDALVDLGWIYIPFVILVIVGTSNGVNLTDGLDGLAIGPIMFASSAFALLIYLSGHAKFAEYLQIVFVPEAGELSVFAGAMVGASLGFLWFNTYPAQVFMGDIGSLSLGAALGLLAVVSKHEVLLVLAGGLFVVETMSVIIQVISFRLFGKRVFLMAPLHHHFEKKGWPEPQIIVRFWIISIILVLVSLSTLKLR